A stretch of the Vigna radiata var. radiata cultivar VC1973A chromosome 9, Vradiata_ver6, whole genome shotgun sequence genome encodes the following:
- the LOC106774000 gene encoding uncharacterized protein LOC106774000 isoform X1, which produces MAARLAIVRGTGGKGKLGSVLGFNRLIQTVPQSPPLSGSIDFGVQSPQPVLPEFSSPSFSFGGSMELMGVPNHKVSRHKRGIRNGPKALKPIPVIVLCKGCGRVRLPHFFCCGGKPNQGDTGEQKGSPR; this is translated from the exons ATGGCTGCGAGACTCGCAATTGTGAGGGGCACCGGAGGTAAAGGGAAATTAGGAAGTGTTTTAGGGTTTAATAGGTTGATTCAAACGGTGCCCCAATCTCCTCCTTTATCTGGAAGCATTGATTTTGGGGTTCAATCACCGCAACCCGTTTTGCCCGAGTTCAGTTCCCCGAGTTTCTCTTTTGGTGGCTCTATGGAGCTCATGGGTGTCCCAAATCACAAG GTTTCTCGCCATAAAAGAGGAATAAGAAATGGACCAAAAGCTCTTAAACCTATCCCCGTGATTGTCTTATGCAA GGGTTGTGGTCGAGTTAGGCTTCCACACTTTTTCTGTTGTGGCGGGAAACCTAATCAAGGTGATACTGGTGAACAGAAAGGTAGTCCAAGATAA
- the LOC106774000 gene encoding uncharacterized protein LOC106774000 isoform X2, translating into MAARLAIVRGTGGKGKLGSVLGFNRLIQTVPQSPPLSGSIDFGVQSPQPVLPEFSSPSFSFGGSMELMGVPNHKVSRHKRGIRNGPKALKPIPVIVLCNLESNGTFYFIACHRCGPPSCSDVIPQ; encoded by the exons ATGGCTGCGAGACTCGCAATTGTGAGGGGCACCGGAGGTAAAGGGAAATTAGGAAGTGTTTTAGGGTTTAATAGGTTGATTCAAACGGTGCCCCAATCTCCTCCTTTATCTGGAAGCATTGATTTTGGGGTTCAATCACCGCAACCCGTTTTGCCCGAGTTCAGTTCCCCGAGTTTCTCTTTTGGTGGCTCTATGGAGCTCATGGGTGTCCCAAATCACAAG GTTTCTCGCCATAAAAGAGGAATAAGAAATGGACCAAAAGCTCTTAAACCTATCCCCGTGATTGTCTTATGCAA TTTGGAGAGCAATGGgactttttatttcattgcaTGCCATAGATGTGGTCCCCCTTCATGCTCGGATGTTATTCCACAATGA